A genomic window from Arthrobacter sp. FW305-BF8 includes:
- a CDS encoding RpiB/LacA/LacB family sugar-phosphate isomerase, translating to MDKQTGWRIIVGADEAGLQYKDRILKDLQSDPRVASVSDLSIHDGPGTPYPQVGIKAATAILEGRADRAVLICGTGIGMAISANKVRGVRATTVADSFSCERSVLSNDCQVIALGQRVIGLELARRLVSEWLDYKFDSSSPSRQKVALIEDFEACGGPANQ from the coding sequence ATGGATAAACAAACTGGCTGGCGAATAATCGTCGGAGCAGATGAGGCCGGGCTTCAGTACAAAGACAGGATCCTCAAGGACCTGCAAAGCGATCCACGAGTGGCTTCCGTCTCTGACCTCAGTATCCACGACGGCCCAGGAACCCCTTACCCCCAGGTAGGGATAAAAGCCGCGACCGCCATCCTGGAAGGACGGGCAGACAGGGCAGTGCTTATTTGCGGAACGGGCATCGGCATGGCCATCAGCGCCAACAAGGTTCGGGGCGTACGTGCGACCACGGTCGCGGACAGCTTCAGCTGCGAAAGATCCGTCCTGTCCAACGACTGCCAGGTAATCGCACTGGGCCAGCGCGTCATAGGACTGGAACTTGCCCGCCGGCTCGTATCGGAATGGCTTGATTACAAGTTTGACAGCTCCAGCCCCTCCCGACAGAAAGTCGCCCTTATCGAGGACTTCGAAGCATGTGGCGGACCAGCAAATCAGTAG
- a CDS encoding LacI family DNA-binding transcriptional regulator — protein sequence MKVRRRPSIRDIADAAGVSPATVSLALNNVRGARIADATRLKVEKIAAELGYAPNGLAQALRTNRSHTLALISEEIATVPYAGRLIRGAQEAASKHGWIMLIMSTGGAKDVEEREIEAVWRHQVDGVIYADTAHRFLEIPEALNGKPVFLANAEATQGDFWSVFPDEIQGGYIATRELIDAGHRGIGFVSTAMDIPARSGRLQGYRTALEESGIRFDPNLVIEEASSFAEDGYRGTLSLFSRKKRPTAIFCFNDRMAMGAYRAAAELGLLIPRDLSVVGFDNQEIVAEALSPQLTTVALPYYEMGAMAVEAAIAELQDGPTGKNPGAIPNTLIKRDSVALVR from the coding sequence ATGAAGGTACGCCGGCGGCCCAGCATCCGGGACATCGCGGACGCGGCGGGCGTTTCACCCGCGACCGTGTCACTCGCGCTGAACAACGTTCGCGGTGCGAGGATCGCTGACGCGACCCGTCTCAAGGTGGAGAAAATCGCTGCGGAGCTAGGTTACGCCCCCAACGGGCTGGCTCAGGCATTGCGTACGAACCGCTCCCACACTCTGGCTCTTATCAGCGAGGAAATCGCTACAGTTCCATATGCCGGCCGTCTCATCCGTGGCGCCCAGGAAGCAGCTTCCAAACACGGTTGGATAATGCTGATCATGAGTACGGGGGGAGCAAAGGACGTAGAAGAGAGAGAAATCGAGGCAGTCTGGCGGCACCAGGTGGACGGCGTAATCTACGCCGATACAGCACACCGCTTTCTCGAGATACCTGAGGCTTTGAATGGAAAGCCCGTATTCCTAGCGAACGCAGAGGCCACACAGGGTGACTTCTGGTCCGTGTTTCCTGACGAGATCCAGGGCGGGTATATAGCAACCCGTGAACTTATCGATGCAGGTCACAGGGGGATCGGATTCGTCAGCACAGCAATGGACATACCGGCGCGCTCCGGCAGGCTCCAAGGGTACCGAACGGCGCTGGAGGAGTCCGGCATTCGTTTTGACCCAAACCTGGTCATCGAAGAGGCGTCCTCGTTCGCGGAGGACGGCTACCGGGGGACTCTCAGCCTCTTCTCGAGAAAGAAAAGGCCAACGGCCATCTTCTGCTTCAATGACCGCATGGCTATGGGAGCTTACCGCGCCGCCGCGGAACTGGGCCTACTGATTCCGAGGGACTTATCCGTAGTGGGCTTCGATAATCAGGAAATTGTAGCTGAGGCCCTGTCGCCGCAGCTGACTACGGTGGCCCTTCCCTACTACGAGATGGGGGCAATGGCAGTGGAAGCAGCGATCGCGGAACTTCAGGACGGCCCCACGGGCAAGAACCCCGGAGCTATCCCAAACACTCTCATCAAACGTGATTCCGTGGCGTTGGTCCGATAA
- a CDS encoding ABC transporter substrate-binding protein, protein MSTRTFTSRLALGGICTAVALAASACGAGGPANTSGGAGPSTVNVLVEAGGHAELTGVAEQCKKETGVSANFVELPYDGMFNRLSSEFSSGNVSFDVAALDSVWLPSFKNAVQPIDEIFTDEAKKDIFPALVKEANVDGHFIGLPAWTNAEIILYRKDLFEDAKNKADFKAKYGYDLAAPTTWKQYQDISAFFTRDGMYGTDVKGGVETEWLAHVLQAGSPMVLDANNNVVIDNAAHKEALDFYVGLAKAAPSGAAQVDWAAAQNLFNQGKTAMTRFWAHAYRQIPKDSPVAGKVGTAPMIAGPAGVGAVPGPWYLSVPKATKNTEAAKKFVKCAYDYNDKGIESSLGLASRISAFEKYQDKAGYESFKPLIETLTGKATATRPATEKWQQIVDTVLVPMLQKAVAGGDTATLLADAKKQIEDLLK, encoded by the coding sequence ATGTCCACTCGTACATTCACCAGCAGGCTCGCCCTCGGCGGCATCTGCACCGCCGTCGCACTGGCCGCTTCCGCGTGCGGTGCAGGGGGCCCCGCCAACACGTCGGGTGGCGCTGGCCCCAGCACCGTCAATGTTCTCGTCGAGGCCGGTGGCCACGCCGAACTGACAGGCGTCGCCGAACAGTGCAAGAAAGAAACAGGCGTCAGCGCCAATTTCGTCGAGCTGCCTTACGACGGCATGTTTAACAGGCTCTCCAGCGAGTTCTCCTCCGGCAACGTCTCCTTCGACGTGGCCGCCCTGGACTCCGTCTGGCTGCCCAGCTTCAAGAATGCCGTTCAGCCGATCGACGAGATCTTCACCGACGAGGCGAAGAAAGACATCTTCCCGGCCCTGGTCAAGGAAGCAAACGTGGACGGGCACTTCATCGGCCTGCCCGCCTGGACCAACGCCGAGATCATCCTGTACCGCAAAGACCTGTTTGAGGATGCCAAGAACAAGGCGGACTTCAAGGCCAAGTACGGCTACGACCTGGCCGCCCCCACCACGTGGAAGCAGTACCAGGACATCTCCGCGTTCTTCACCAGGGACGGCATGTACGGCACCGACGTCAAGGGCGGTGTGGAAACCGAATGGCTGGCCCACGTCCTGCAGGCCGGCTCGCCCATGGTTCTGGACGCCAACAACAACGTGGTAATCGACAATGCCGCGCACAAGGAAGCACTCGACTTCTATGTCGGCCTTGCCAAGGCTGCTCCCTCCGGCGCCGCACAGGTGGACTGGGCCGCCGCACAAAACCTGTTCAACCAGGGCAAGACCGCGATGACCCGCTTCTGGGCCCACGCTTACCGGCAGATCCCCAAGGACTCACCGGTGGCCGGCAAGGTCGGCACGGCTCCCATGATCGCCGGACCCGCCGGGGTCGGGGCCGTTCCCGGACCCTGGTACCTCAGCGTGCCCAAGGCCACCAAGAACACCGAAGCGGCCAAGAAGTTCGTCAAGTGCGCCTACGACTACAACGACAAGGGCATCGAATCCAGCCTGGGCCTGGCGTCCCGTATCTCCGCCTTCGAGAAGTACCAGGACAAGGCAGGCTACGAGAGCTTCAAACCGTTGATCGAAACCCTCACGGGCAAGGCGACCGCCACCCGCCCGGCCACCGAGAAGTGGCAGCAGATCGTGGACACGGTGCTGGTGCCCATGCTGCAGAAGGCCGTCGCCGGCGGTGACACCGCCACCCTCCTCGCCGACGCCAAAAAGCAGATCGAGGATCTCCTCAAGTAA
- a CDS encoding carbohydrate ABC transporter permease — translation MRISDRRFALFLMTPAALFLAVFVAFPLFRLVADSFFKISPIAGGSRDFVGLDNYFRAFASEAFTGAGWRTLAYTLVVVTLEFALGLGMALLFTMLGRSSQIWRTVFMYPLMIAPIVAGLLWKFLMIDNFGLIGTLLHQAGILSNPNQIGWLSDPGIVLYSVAIPDIWLTTSFMCLILFAGLQNIPGDLIEAARLDGARAPALLFRIILPLLRPVIAVALVVRGIDAARAFDTILIQTNGGPQSASETMSLLIYRTMIRFGDPGLASAMGTIYLLGMLAVAFVAVATIWRPGKDN, via the coding sequence GTGCGCATCTCCGATCGCCGCTTCGCCTTGTTCCTGATGACCCCGGCGGCGCTGTTCCTAGCCGTCTTCGTGGCCTTCCCGCTGTTCCGCCTGGTGGCGGACAGCTTCTTCAAAATCTCGCCCATCGCCGGCGGATCCCGGGACTTCGTGGGCCTGGACAACTACTTTCGGGCCTTCGCCTCCGAAGCGTTCACCGGTGCCGGATGGCGGACCCTGGCCTACACCCTGGTGGTGGTCACCCTCGAATTCGCCCTCGGGCTGGGCATGGCGCTGCTGTTCACCATGCTGGGCCGCAGTTCCCAAATCTGGCGGACTGTCTTTATGTATCCGCTGATGATCGCCCCGATCGTGGCAGGCCTGCTGTGGAAGTTCCTGATGATCGATAACTTCGGCCTCATCGGAACCCTCCTGCACCAGGCCGGCATCCTGTCCAACCCCAACCAGATCGGCTGGCTGTCCGACCCCGGCATCGTGCTCTACTCGGTGGCCATCCCGGACATCTGGCTCACCACCTCCTTCATGTGCCTGATCCTCTTCGCCGGACTGCAGAACATCCCCGGCGACCTGATCGAAGCAGCACGCCTTGACGGCGCCCGGGCACCGGCCCTGCTGTTCAGGATCATCCTGCCCCTGCTCCGCCCGGTCATCGCCGTCGCCCTGGTCGTCCGCGGAATCGACGCAGCCCGGGCCTTCGACACCATCCTCATCCAAACCAACGGCGGCCCCCAGTCCGCCTCCGAAACCATGAGCCTGCTCATCTACCGCACCATGATCCGCTTCGGCGATCCCGGACTGGCAAGCGCCATGGGCACCATCTACCTGCTGGGAATGCTCGCCGTCGCATTCGTCGCGGTGGCCACCATCTGGCGGCCAGGAAAGGACAACTGA
- a CDS encoding carbohydrate ABC transporter permease — MRVAETSKHDGGTPATAATAPSVPAAVIPARKRRGANREGLEAGRRSTRTLLWTLLAAAMVLYGFPFLYLLFTSFKTPIDTIAVPPTILPREWTLENYANALGRNGVLASFINSIQTAIISTVLSLLLAVPAAYGITRYKTLSGRIFIMAALVTRMVPPVAIGIPLASMMAAVGLADTPIALSIAHTTISLPLSIWLMSSFFEAVPNDLEEAATVDGCSRLGALWRVVIPVVSGGIAVTAIFAFLASWNEFLFALLMTAIRSQTTPVVIANFQTQFGLDWGSMTALAAVYSIPVILLTLLLQRKIVAGMTLGAVKG, encoded by the coding sequence ATGCGCGTCGCCGAAACAAGTAAGCACGACGGCGGGACCCCGGCCACGGCGGCCACTGCACCATCCGTTCCGGCAGCCGTGATCCCTGCCCGGAAGCGCCGCGGTGCGAACCGGGAAGGCCTGGAAGCCGGCCGCCGCAGCACCCGGACCCTGCTGTGGACCCTCCTCGCAGCGGCGATGGTGCTTTACGGTTTCCCGTTCCTCTACCTGCTCTTCACGTCCTTCAAAACCCCGATCGATACCATCGCGGTACCGCCGACGATCCTCCCCAGGGAATGGACGCTGGAGAACTACGCCAACGCGCTGGGCCGCAACGGAGTCCTCGCCTCCTTCATCAACAGCATCCAGACGGCCATCATCAGCACCGTGCTGTCGCTGCTGTTGGCGGTTCCCGCCGCCTACGGGATCACCAGGTACAAGACGCTTAGCGGCAGGATCTTCATCATGGCCGCCCTGGTCACCCGCATGGTGCCTCCGGTGGCAATCGGCATTCCGCTGGCGTCCATGATGGCAGCCGTGGGCCTCGCCGACACCCCCATCGCGCTGTCCATCGCCCACACCACCATCTCGCTGCCGCTCTCGATCTGGCTGATGTCCAGCTTCTTCGAAGCCGTTCCCAATGACCTGGAGGAGGCGGCCACCGTGGACGGCTGCAGCAGGCTCGGCGCGCTGTGGCGGGTAGTGATCCCGGTGGTCTCGGGCGGCATCGCCGTCACCGCGATCTTCGCCTTCCTGGCCTCCTGGAACGAGTTCCTCTTCGCACTCCTGATGACAGCAATCCGCTCCCAGACCACCCCCGTGGTGATCGCAAACTTCCAGACCCAGTTCGGCCTGGACTGGGGATCCATGACGGCGCTGGCCGCCGTCTACTCCATCCCGGTCATCCTCCTCACCCTTCTCTTGCAGCGCAAGATCGTCGCCGGCATGACACTCGGCGCCGTCAAGGGCTAG
- a CDS encoding LacI family DNA-binding transcriptional regulator has protein sequence MSNKNIGIKDVAVAAGVSVTTVSHVLNEVSYARVRPETRDKVRTAAEQLGYGPNRLAQALRTQRTGMLGFVSEEIATTPHAGRIILGADEAAKARGYNLMIINTSGSASLESRQADVQALLDRRVDGILYATMYHRDVELPANLGSVPSVLVDSVASGGSITSVIPDEEGGARAAVSALLEAGHTRLGFINNTHDVPATRQRLQAFRATLTEAGLNGDAAPVESEVSEVQGGYEAALRILGRKDRPTGLFCYNDRMAMGAYRAAAELGLAIPADLSVVGFDDQELIAANLHPGLTTVALPHYEMGAWATEHLIDAVEGKTDLSLMALHPTILGCPLVRRDSIAAPPQ, from the coding sequence ATGAGCAATAAGAACATCGGCATCAAGGACGTGGCCGTCGCCGCCGGCGTGTCCGTGACCACTGTCTCCCACGTCCTCAACGAGGTCTCCTACGCGCGGGTCAGGCCTGAAACCAGGGACAAAGTCAGGACCGCTGCCGAGCAACTGGGCTACGGGCCCAACCGCCTGGCCCAGGCCCTTCGTACCCAAAGGACCGGCATGCTGGGGTTTGTCAGCGAGGAGATCGCCACCACGCCCCACGCCGGCCGGATCATCCTCGGCGCTGACGAGGCCGCCAAAGCCCGAGGGTACAACCTCATGATCATCAACACCTCCGGCTCGGCCAGCCTGGAGTCCCGTCAGGCCGATGTTCAGGCCCTCCTGGACCGGCGGGTCGACGGCATCCTCTACGCCACCATGTACCACCGCGACGTGGAACTGCCGGCCAACCTCGGCAGCGTGCCCTCCGTCCTGGTCGACTCGGTGGCCAGTGGCGGAAGCATCACATCCGTGATCCCGGACGAAGAAGGTGGCGCACGCGCCGCCGTGAGCGCGCTCCTCGAAGCGGGCCACACCCGGTTGGGGTTCATCAACAACACCCATGATGTCCCCGCAACCCGACAGCGGCTCCAGGCCTTCCGGGCCACGCTGACCGAAGCAGGGCTCAACGGCGACGCGGCACCTGTCGAGTCCGAGGTTTCGGAGGTGCAGGGCGGCTACGAAGCGGCCCTACGGATCCTGGGACGCAAGGACCGCCCCACCGGCCTCTTCTGCTACAACGACCGGATGGCGATGGGCGCCTACCGTGCCGCTGCCGAACTGGGACTGGCCATCCCCGCGGACCTTTCCGTGGTGGGCTTCGATGACCAGGAACTGATCGCCGCCAACCTCCACCCGGGCCTCACCACCGTGGCCCTGCCGCATTACGAGATGGGCGCCTGGGCCACCGAGCACCTGATCGACGCCGTCGAGGGGAAAACCGACCTTTCCCTGATGGCACTTCACCCGACCATTCTGGGTTGCCCCCTCGTGCGCCGCGATTCCATTGCCGCTCCGCCGCAATAA